In Caldicellulosiruptor obsidiansis OB47, a single window of DNA contains:
- a CDS encoding BMP family lipoprotein: protein MKKKLYVVLSLVVIAALLLSLNVSWNKASGSTSNANFKVGLVTDVGGVNDRSFNQSAYEGMKKAEKELKIKTTLIQSKQMTDYIPNLQKLAKANYNLVVAVGFMMHDAVVTVAKQFPKTKFLIIDSEISDLPNVVSAMFREEQAGYLAGVAVASLEKTKFAKTTGKNVFGVVGGMKIPPVDRYIAGFKAGVLSEIPNAKVIIKYTGKFDDPASGKQVALSEIAQGADFVFQVAGQTGLGVIQAAKEKGVYAIGVDSDQSYVAPNTVVTSAMKRVDVATYSIIKDTLNGKFKSGIVYFELKNNGVGLAPFMKGVPKSVSDKINKVIADIKAGKIKIPTEVK from the coding sequence ATGAAGAAAAAGTTATATGTGGTTTTGAGTCTGGTTGTAATTGCAGCGCTTTTGTTGAGCTTAAATGTTTCATGGAACAAGGCAAGTGGTTCAACGTCAAATGCAAATTTCAAGGTAGGGCTTGTTACAGACGTTGGTGGTGTCAATGACAGAAGTTTTAACCAATCGGCATATGAGGGAATGAAAAAGGCCGAGAAAGAACTCAAAATCAAAACAACTCTTATTCAGTCAAAGCAGATGACAGACTACATTCCGAATCTACAAAAGCTTGCGAAAGCGAATTATAACTTGGTCGTTGCAGTTGGTTTTATGATGCACGATGCAGTTGTTACAGTTGCGAAACAGTTTCCAAAGACAAAGTTCCTGATTATCGACTCTGAAATTTCAGATCTTCCAAATGTGGTTTCGGCAATGTTCAGGGAAGAACAAGCTGGGTATTTGGCAGGTGTTGCTGTTGCTTCGCTTGAAAAGACAAAGTTTGCAAAGACAACTGGAAAGAACGTGTTTGGCGTTGTAGGAGGTATGAAAATTCCACCGGTTGACAGGTACATTGCAGGGTTTAAAGCTGGTGTTTTGAGCGAGATTCCAAATGCAAAAGTTATAATCAAATACACTGGCAAGTTTGACGACCCAGCATCAGGTAAACAGGTTGCTCTTTCTGAGATAGCACAAGGTGCAGATTTTGTATTTCAAGTTGCAGGACAGACAGGTCTTGGTGTTATCCAGGCTGCAAAAGAAAAGGGAGTTTATGCAATCGGTGTTGACTCAGACCAAAGCTATGTTGCACCAAATACTGTTGTGACCTCTGCGATGAAGAGAGTTGACGTTGCAACATATAGCATTATAAAAGATACATTGAACGGTAAGTTTAAGAGTGGTATTGTTTATTTTGAACTTAAGAACAACGGTGTTGGACTTGCTCCATTTATGAAAGGTGTCCCAAAGAGTGTGAGCGACAAGATAAATAAAGTAATTGCTGATATAAAAGCTGGTAAGATAAAGATACCAACAGAAGTAAAATAA
- a CDS encoding type 1 glutamine amidotransferase: protein MEINIVNMFPEVLNLYGDRGNIICLQKRCVWRGIKVNIFEYNLDSNQEILKNADIILLGGASDREQSIVYSHLLNLKELIKSLIEDGVCLLAICGGYQLLGEAYVDSSGRTIKGLHILDFITKAEGKRLIGNIIIETSLDVFPKTVVGYENHGGRTYHDYQPFGKVLKGYGNNGKDRFEGLIYKNVIGTYLHGPLLPKNPHIADLMLKKVLERKYALDSSEFQRLNDTLEYMAHNKVKELYM, encoded by the coding sequence ATGGAGATAAATATTGTAAATATGTTTCCAGAAGTTTTAAACCTGTATGGGGATAGAGGCAATATTATCTGTCTACAGAAAAGATGTGTCTGGAGAGGTATAAAAGTAAACATTTTTGAATACAATCTAGACTCAAACCAGGAAATCCTGAAAAATGCAGATATAATCTTGCTTGGTGGTGCGTCGGACAGGGAACAATCTATTGTGTATTCACATCTTTTGAATTTAAAAGAACTTATAAAGAGTCTTATTGAAGATGGAGTTTGCCTCCTTGCAATCTGTGGAGGGTATCAGCTTTTAGGAGAGGCTTATGTTGATTCGAGTGGCAGAACAATAAAAGGTCTTCACATCCTGGATTTTATAACAAAGGCTGAAGGGAAAAGACTTATTGGTAATATTATAATTGAAACAAGCTTAGATGTGTTTCCAAAAACAGTTGTGGGATATGAAAATCATGGTGGGAGAACCTATCATGATTATCAGCCTTTTGGCAAGGTCTTAAAAGGTTATGGTAACAACGGGAAGGATAGGTTTGAAGGGCTGATTTATAAAAACGTGATAGGCACCTATCTGCACGGACCTCTTCTTCCTAAGAATCCGCATATTGCAGACCTTATGCTCAAAAAAGTTCTTGAAAGAAAGTATGCTTTAGATAGCTCAGAATTTCAGAGATTAAATGATACATTAGAGTATATGGCTCATAACAAGGTAAAAGAATTGTATATGTAA